CAGGCCGGAGTAGCCGCTGGAGGTGGTGATCAGACCGCCGTCGACGCGCAGGATGCCGTACGCGCCCTCCAGCTCGAACTGCCCCGAGTCGCCGGCCGGCACCACCCGCCAGACCTGGCTGGCGTCGTTCACCTCGCACGGCACGAGCTTCAGCGGCGGCGCCTGGGTGGCCGCCACGCACTGGTTGCCGAACGCCTTCGGAACGATCTGCACGCTGTTGACGGCGGTCGTCGGCGCCGGGTGGAGCACCATCTCGGTCGAGCTGTCCTTGGCGGTGCCGGTGAAGTCGACCGTCGCGTCGTCGCGGAACTGCATCCAGCGGTCGACGCCGTCGTCCGCCGCGTCGATCAGCACGCCGGTCTGCAGGTCGACACCGAGCTGCCGCAGCTGCGAAACGTCCGACGTGACGTTTCCGGTCGGCCGCGGACCCGGCCGGGCGGTGATGCCGGTGGAAGGGCTCACCGAGGTGCTCGGTGTCACCGCCGGCTCGAAGGGACGGCCCTGGTCGCCACCGCGGTTCACCGCGAGACCGGCGCCCAGCGCGGTGACCAGGACGACGGCGAACGCCGCCCCGACCGTCCGGTTGCGGCGTCGAAGTCCGGCCCGGCGCCGGATCTCATTCGCCGGCGCGACCGTCGCGCCGCGCTCCACCCGGTCGGCGTACGCGCGCAGCCCTTCCTGCAGATGGTCGTCACGCATCGCGGTGCTCCCGGCCCGTCTCGTAGGTGTCGCGGTCGGTCAGGTGGGCGGCGAGGGCTCTGCGCCCTCGGGCCAGCCAGGTGGTGATGGTTCCGGCCGGGATGCCGGTCTCCACCTGTATCTCGGCGACACTCAGTCCGACGAGATGGTGCAGCACGATCACCTGGCGCTGGCCGGCGGGGATCCGGCGCAACGCCCCGACGATCGCCACGTGGTCCGGGTTGAGCCCGTCCACGTGGTCGTCGGCGGCCTCCCGGCGGTGGGCGTGCAGCCGGTTCACCGCCTTGCGCCAGGTGCTGACCGCATGCCGATAGGCAACCTGGCGCACCCAGGCCTCGGGGTTGTCGTACTGGCTGATCTTGTGCCATCGGTTCCAGGCGCGCAGGTACGCCTCCGCCACGGAGTCCTCCGCCTCCGCCTGGCTGCCCACCATCATCGAGACGTGGGCGAGCACCCGGCGGGAGGAGGCGGCGTAGAAGGAGTCGAAATCCTCGGGGTCGCGCATGGAGATGGCTGTCCTCAGTCCGCGTACGTGATGGTCTGCAGGCCCGTGCGCCCCGACGGGCCGGTGGTCAACCGGCCGTCCTCGACGCGCAGGATGCCGTACGCGCCGCGCAGCTCGAACTGACCCGAGTCCCCGGCGGGGACGACCTCCCAGATCTGGGCACCGCTGCCGGTGGTGCACTCTTCCAGGCGCAGCGTGGCGCCGGGTGTGTCCGTGACGCAGTAGCCGTCGTCGACCTCCTCGCTCCAGAACGGCGGCTTCAGCAGGACCCGGTTCCTCTCGGTGACGGGGGCGGCGGTCAGCGACATCATCGTCGTGTTCGTGTGCTCGCCGCCGGTGAAGTCGACAGATCCGTCCCGCGCGACCTCGAGCCACCGGTCGACGCCGTCGTCCGCCACGTCGATCAGCACGTCCGCGTCGAGGGAGATGCCGAGCCTGCGCAGCTGTGAGAGGTCAGAGGTGCGGGCGTTGGTCGTGGCGGTGGGCGTCGTCGGGGCCGTCGTGGTGGGGGCCGTCGGCGACGACGGGCCGGTGGGCTCGGCCGGAGCGGAGACCGGCGCTTCCGTCGAGCCGCCGGCCCGGCCGCCGACCGCCTGGCCGTCGGTGTTCCCGGCGCATCCGGTGAGCAGGACGGCGCCGGTGAGGGCGACGACCCCGAGGGCGATGGGACGCATGTCAGTTCCCTCCGTGGTGGTTGGCGTGTTCTGCGACGGACACGCCTCGCCCGTGGAGCCGATTTCATCCAGAGCATCACGAAAACATCACGGCCGCGGCGGCGGGCGGGCACGCGCAGGCCATCGAGGACGAACTCACCGAGGAGGAGCGGGCGTTGCTCGCCCGGAGCGCCGGCCTGTTGGAGCGGTTGGCCGCACGCTAGCCCTCGGGGCAGTGGGCTCCCGGCCCCCTGTCGACGCGGCCGATCGAGGTCAGGCCGTGACCTGGAGGCGCTCCGCCAGGCCGCGGAGTTCCGTGCCGCCGGCGCGGCGGCTCGAGCGGTCCAGCAGCGCGCGGGTGGTCTCCCGGGCCAGGGCCGAGGTGTGTACGTGCTGCGGCGCCAGCCGCTCCGCGGTGAGCAGGAAGCGGATGGCCTCGCGGTCCCGGTTCCGCAGCCGGGTCAGGGCGCGCGCGGTGTCGGCGTAGTAGAACACCTGCCGGAAACCGACCGGGATGGCCGTCGGGTTCGTCACGCGGGCGATCTCCGCGGCCCGGCCCGGATCGCCGCCGTCCGCCTCGATGCCGATCTGCCAGATGGCGACGTTGGTCGGCCCGAAGTACAGGCCCATCGTGGAGGTCTCGCCGGTGTGCCCGGCCAGCTCCGCGGCCTCGGCCGACCACGCCCGGCTGTCGTCGAGGCGTCCGCGCCCGCGGCTGGCCATCGCGCAGACCAGCAGCAGTGCGCCGAGCACCTCGGAGACGCCCGCCTCGTGGGTGTGTCCGCGCAACTCGTCGACCGCGCGTTCGGCCAGGGTGAGGCCCCGCTGGTAGGAGCCGCAGCTCGCAGCCGCACAGGCACGCGCGTAGGCGGCGTATCCCCGAAGCGTCAGGTCGTCGGTGGCCTCGGCCGCGTCCCGGCAGCGCTCGGCGCCGAGCCACGCGTCGGCGGGGCGGCCGAGGTTGCGCAACACCGACGAGGCGATGAACGTGACGTCGCAGAGCAACCGGAGAGCGACGGCGCGGTCGGGGCCGGCGGTCTCCGCGTGCAGACCACGCAGCAGGCGCGGCAGGAGGCGGGCGGCGCCGGCGTAGTCGCACGCCTGCCGCAGCGTGTCGACCAGGGTTGCCGTCCGAGCCAACTCGGGGAGCGGGGTCGAGGGCTCGGTGCCCGGCTCGGAAAGGTCGACGTCGACCAGGGCCTGCCGGATGGCGTACACGTCGGCGTGCGCGGCCACGACATCCCGATCAGCCGCCGGTACCGGTACGCCGGTCAGCTCGGCCGGCGCGCAGTCCAGCGCCGCCGCGATGTCGGCGAGCGTGAAGCGGTTGTCGGCTGCCTGCCTGCCCCTCTCGATCCGGCTCCAGGTGGCGTGCGAGACGCCGGCCCGGCTGGCGGCGTACCGGATGCTCCAGCCGCGGAGCTGGCGACGCGCCCGGATGCGCTCCCCGATGCCGGGCTCGCCGCTCGGTCGTGGCGTCATTCCGGGACGCTAACCCGCTTCCCCCGCCGGTGCGGTACATCCGCGTACCACCGGTGGCGGCGCGCCGGCCGCCGGTCGGGCGGGGCCCTCTCCGGTCAGGTCTTGTCGCGGGGGAGGTGTCGCTCACCCCACTGTGACAGGGGCTGAAGGGCGGCGATCA
This genomic stretch from Micromonospora krabiensis harbors:
- a CDS encoding SigE family RNA polymerase sigma factor, producing MRDPEDFDSFYAASSRRVLAHVSMMVGSQAEAEDSVAEAYLRAWNRWHKISQYDNPEAWVRQVAYRHAVSTWRKAVNRLHAHRREAADDHVDGLNPDHVAIVGALRRIPAGQRQVIVLHHLVGLSVAEIQVETGIPAGTITTWLARGRRALAAHLTDRDTYETGREHRDA
- a CDS encoding helix-turn-helix domain-containing protein, translated to MTPRPSGEPGIGERIRARRQLRGWSIRYAASRAGVSHATWSRIERGRQAADNRFTLADIAAALDCAPAELTGVPVPAADRDVVAAHADVYAIRQALVDVDLSEPGTEPSTPLPELARTATLVDTLRQACDYAGAARLLPRLLRGLHAETAGPDRAVALRLLCDVTFIASSVLRNLGRPADAWLGAERCRDAAEATDDLTLRGYAAYARACAAASCGSYQRGLTLAERAVDELRGHTHEAGVSEVLGALLLVCAMASRGRGRLDDSRAWSAEAAELAGHTGETSTMGLYFGPTNVAIWQIGIEADGGDPGRAAEIARVTNPTAIPVGFRQVFYYADTARALTRLRNRDREAIRFLLTAERLAPQHVHTSALARETTRALLDRSSRRAGGTELRGLAERLQVTA